The Callithrix jacchus isolate 240 chromosome 7, calJac240_pri, whole genome shotgun sequence DNA window CAGAAACGGGCCTGGTCTTGGAGGAAGGTTTTCAGGTAGATGCTCTCAAAGGTCTTGAAGCAACCAACCAGAGTGACAAAAGTCTCATCATTCTCATTGTCTGTGATGCTCTGCAGGATGGGAACCATGGGGGCCAGGCCTGTGCCCGCAGCCAGCATGAGGAGCTCACCATACTGGGGAATAGAACAGGTATGTATGACAGGTGGGTTGGGGGAGTCTCACCCTATCCCCTCTACTATGGGGTTTTTCCTCATGCTTCCTTCAACTGGATGGCAGTGCCCTTCCTGGGTGTCCAACCACCTATGTCCCCTCTCTACCTCCTCCAGAAAGCCAACTTTGCTTGTGAAAGGCATGTGAGGTTTGAGTAACAGAGATGACAGGATATGGGGGCTGAAAGGGAACATAATATTATAGCCATTCCTGTAAGTGGCCTAGTTGCCTACTAAAGAATCTCCACAAGGACTCTCTGCTTACACACTTCTGCTGACAGGGAGCAAACTACCTCCCAAGGCAGTTTGCTCTACTACAAGCCAAGTCCTTTGCCAGAGAGGTCTTCACAACTTACATGAACTGAAATCTGTTCCCATCAAAGCCTTGGCCACTCCCAACACCATTCCAGCCCTGGAATGCTTCCTCTGCCCCAGGGTACCTCTGCAGAGATCTCAAGGGCCCACCTTGGACCTCTGAGCTTGCTCATCAACagactaaatgaaaaaatatgcataAGCATGTAGCACAGCACTGGCACAAAAGAGTCACCTGAAAAAGGTGAAttcccagctgggtgtggtagctcatgcctgtaatcggagcactttgggaggttgaggcgggtggatcacttaaggtcgggagttcgagaccaacatggcaaaaccccatctctactaaaaatacaaaatttagccaagcgtggtggtgcatgcctgtagttccagctactcaggaggctaaggcaggagaatcacttgaacctgggaggtggaggttgcagtgagctaagatcatgccactgcactccagcctgggtgacagagagagactccatctcaaataaaaaaaaaaaaaaggtgagttcCCACCCCAAGAGGTCCCAGTTCCATCAATTCCTCctcactgaatttatttattggcTCTAGGCCTCTTAAAGAGGGGTGACCTCTTTAAGGTCAGTGCCTTAAAGGTTAGTACCTGAGCAATGCTTTAAGTATCTTTAAGGCACAGATCTTAAAGAGGAGTATTCACCTACCTCATTCTAGAGATTAGGACTCTGGGTATAAATCCCCAACCATGTGATCTGGGCAAGCTCTTTCACCaatctgagcctcagtgtcctcagtgGTAAAACAAGAAAAGCACTTTCCCATAATAGCACCTATCTCAGAACTGTTACAAAGATGAAATAAGTTGAAGAAAAgttggctgggtttggtggctcatgcctgtaatctcagctactcaaggctgagacaggaggatcgcttgagctcaggaggttggaGCTATAGTgcgccatgatcatgccactgcactccagctgggcaacagagtgagaccctgtctcaaacaaaacaaaacaaaacaaacaaaaaagaaagtgccTGGTGCAGATCCAGTTAGATTCCTCCCCTTCCCCAAGCTGCGGAGACTCCTGCCTGGCAGCTACTGctcctcctcccatcccagcTTGGGCTATCCTCTAGGAGGCTTTCCCCGATCCGGGGCAGGGGAGGgtcctttctttgtgtttccaCAGCTCCCTCTGAATCCCTCTACACCACACTGGCCACACTGTGCTGCTGTCATCTGTCTGTGTATCTGACTCCCCCAGCAGACTATGAGCTTCTGGAGGACAGGGGCCTTATCTGACCCATCTCTGTACTGGGTCCCCAGAGTGCAGTACAGGCCTGGCCCTGGGTGGACACTTGTGtctgtttgttaaatgaatgcacAGACAGATGCTAATATATCAGTCTACAGGGCTGCTGTAATATCCATCTGTAATGAAGATGACTGCAGAGCAGTAAAACTGGGCCTGGAAGAAGGCAGGAGCTTCCCAGACCTCCTCATGGGGCAAAACCAAGGCTTACTGAAATTTCAGTGAATGCATATTAAGGTGGGAGTCACCATTTCTTTTTCCTCACCATCAGGCCCTACAACCTCCCTAGATAAGAAATGCAGGAGCTGGacacggtgcctcatgcctgtaatcccagcactttgggaggctgaggtgaggatcacttgagccaaggagtttgagaccagcctgggcaacctggagaaacctgtctctacaaaaaatataaaactttgatgggcatggtgatgtacatgtagtcccagctacttgggaggctgaggcaggaggattgcttgagcccagtaggtggagctgcagtaagctatgacagcactccagcctggcaacagagggagggaaggaaggcaggaaggcaggaaataaATGTAGGGCCTTTCAAGTGTTCTATGCATGTGAAGGAGCAGCCACAAGGCATAGGGAGGCTCCACCAGAAAAGGGGTCAAGACAACGTTCATCTGTTACCCACTCTAGGCCGGGAGGAAACACAGTTTCTATTCCCTGCTCTCAAGGACCTGGGGGATGCATGGTTAGTACTAGGAGAATACTATGAAAGAGTATTAACATATGCATAGGTTTATGGGAAGatacagaaattaaagaataaaacaaaagaaaaaacccgTATGCATAGCACATGTCTGTAGAATGGGAGTTGTAGCATCTAAGTGCTGCTGTGAAGATTATGTAAGTCACTATATAGCGAGTGCTAAGGTCCGAGCCTGGCACGCATGAGGTGCTACAAGtgtttgatattatttatttttttttttaagttttttttttttttttgagagggagtttcactcttgttacccaggctggagtgcaatggcgcgatctcggctcactgcaacctccgcctcctgggttcaggcgattctcctgcctcagcctcccaaatagctgggattacaggcacgcgccaccatgcccagctaattttttgtatttttttttttagtagagacggggtttcaccatgttgaccagtatggtctcgatatcttgaccttgtgatccacccgcctcggcctcccaaagtgctaggattacaggcttgagccactgcacccggcccctgatattattatacatacatattacacATGTGCATGCAGTGTGCATTTGTACATATACTCATGTGGAAGAGGATTTGGAAGGGTATACAGCTGTAAGATGGGTGTGTCTGAGTAGATTgcctgtgtgttttattttcttctttttgcctctTTCCATCTGATGATTTTTGGGTAATGAACATGTACTGCATTTATAACagggaaaaaacaataaaagctatttttctttttcttttttcttgagagagagtctctctctgttgcccaggctggaatgcagtggcaagatctcggttcactgcaacctctgcttcctgggttcaagcaattctcacaccttggcctcccaagtggctgggattacaggcatgtgccaccacgcctggctaatattttttgtatttttagtagagatggggtttttgccatgttggccaggctggtctcaaactcctgacctctggtgatccatcctccttggcctcccaaagtactgggattacaggtgtgagccactgtacccagccaataaaagttattttaaaattaaacaaaaagaatggaGAGGAAGGCATAATTCATTCTTTTCCGTTTGtttgcattttgctttgttttcctaatTGTAAAGGTAATAGGTGTTCACTGCAAATGGTTTAGAAagtataatgaagaaaataaaaatcacccataAGTCCACCACCCAGAGCTGCTAAcatttcattgcattttattttcatagtctGTGCATTTTAACTTAGTTTCCCAACCTCCTGTATATTCAGTTTTGTACCTAGCATTTGTCACTTGATCTTACAGCATAAGTATAACATCATTTATAAACATAATCTTAAAATCCAGGATATTATTTTATCAAGTACCTATAATCCAGTGTATTTAACTGTTCCCCTGCTGTTGGATATTCAGTTGTTTCCAATTTtcggctattataaataaaaatgcaatgaaCAAACGCCAAAGAGCCAGCATTTTGATTCATTCCATAAGACAGTAGTCCAGAACTGGAATTACTGGGGCAAAGAATTTGAAGGTTCGGAAGGCTCTTGGTACATACTGTCAAAATGCTTTCTAGATACGCACCAACTGATGAGAAATTACAAATTCTTCCTGGGAAAGTTGGGGAAGGGTTTGGACATGCCAAGATGACGCGGAGGGGAAGAGCCATCCGAGCTGGGAAGTAGTGGGCTCCCAAGCAGGAAGTAGTGGGGTATATTTAGTCATGTGATTGCACTGTGAAACTGGAAAGGCGTCTGAGGCAGAGAGCTCCTAAATGCCAAATACGTGAGTCTGATGTTCTAAGCAATGGCCATCCTGGATAGCTTTGGAGCTGACCAGGCAGTTTCATTTATAAGTGTCTATTTCATCTCTTCCCATGTCCAACCCCTAGGATACACTTGAGATTGGGTTTGAGCTCAGGGATAATAGCACAGTGAGATACTGTGGGCTGAAACATGAAAACCACAGACAACGGGGATCTCTAGAAGATTTAAGGTGCTGGCACTGACCTGGTTTGGTTTATAGAAGAAATCTCCGAAAGGTCCTCGCCAGAAAGCTATGGCTCCTGCTCTCCAGGACTCAACATACCGAGACA harbors:
- the CYB5RL gene encoding NADH-cytochrome b5 reductase-like isoform X3; translated protein: MGLMSRYVESWRAGAIAFWRGPFGDFFYKPNQYGELLMLAAGTGLAPMVPILQSITDNENDETFVTLVGCFKTFESIYLKTFLQDQARFWNVRTFFVLSQESSPERLPWSYQEKTRFGRLGQDLIKELVSCCRRKPFALVCGSAEFTKDIARCLLCAGLTEDSYFLF